The genomic region CGACTCCAGCATCTGAACCTGCGGTGGCCATGAATTTCGACCAGGCCCGTGCGCAGATGGTGGAAGAACAGCTACAGGCACGTGGCATCGGTGATCCACGGGTGTTGGCGGCAATGCGCCGGGTGCCCCGGCACCTGTTCGTCGAAACCACGCTGCAACATCGTGCCTACGACGACACCCCTCTGCCCATCGGCGCCGAGCAGACCATCTCGCAGCCGTACATGGTCGCCCTCATGAGCCAGCTGCTCGAGCTCAAGGGACATGAACGCGTCTTGGAAATTGGTACCGGCTCGGGTTACCAATCGGCCATCCTTGCGGAACTGGCGCGCGAGGTGTTCAGCATCGAGCGGGTCGAGGCCTTGACACGATGCGCACGCGCCTGCCTCGATCGACTCGGCTACGGCGCGCGGGTCCACCTCCGCAGCGGCGATGGATCGAACGGCTGGCCCGAGGCGCAGCCCTTTGACGCCGAGATCATCACTGCCGCGGTCCAGCAGGTTCCGCGGCCGCTGGTCGAGCAGCTCGCCGACGGCGGCCATCTCGTACTGCCGCTCGGAGAAGCTGATTTACAAGGCCTGGCACGGATCCAGAAAAAGGGCGGAACACTCGACGTCAAGTATTTCGGTGAGTGTCGTTTTGTGAAGTTGATCGGACCGTACGGCTGGGAGGATTGAGCACCAACACACCAACGAGGTTGCGTGCGGGGACGTGGGGAGTGGGGTACCCGTTTAGCAGGCGATCAGCACACCAACTGGCCTTCCTGATGCTCCTCGGCGGGTTGGCGGCGTGCAGTCACGGAGTGTACCACCGGGTACGAGCAGGCGAGACCTTGTACCGCATCAGCAAGGCGTACGGCCTTTCGGTCAAACGGCTGGCGGAAGCCAACCATCTGTCCGATCCCTCCCGGCTCGAAGTGGGGCAGCGCCTCCTCATCCCCCACGCGCGCCGTGAGTTGCCCGTCAGTCTGATTACGCCGCGCACGGCCAATCTGCACCGCCCGGATGGTAAACACCGACCGGCAGGCGACGTGAAGTTCTTCTGGCCGGTGGCCGGGGGGGCAGTCACTTCCGGTTTCGGCCAGCGCGGTCACAGCTTCCACGATGGCATTGACATCAGCGCCCCCGTCGGCACGCCCGTGCATGCCGCACAAGACGGTGACGTCATCTATAGCGATGTCTTGCGCGGCTACGGTAACGTCATCATCGTCCGGCACCCGCACGGCTTCGCCACGGTCTATGCGCACAATCGAAGCAACCAAACGCACGAGCACCAGCATGTCCGCCAGGGCGAGGTGATCGGCAGCGTCGGTGACAGCGGCCGCACCTCCGGCGCCAACCTGCACTTTGAAGTGCGTCAGGACAATGTCGCGCAAGATCCGCTGGACTTCCTCCCTCCCGCCGAACAGGTCGCAGCCCCACCGCGACCGAACGGTCGGGGCAGTTAAGGGCAACGCGGAGCAGGCTGCCCATGGTAGTCTGAAGCTGCAAGCCGACGGCTGACGGCTGCGGGCTGACGAAGAGGAGAAAATGACGATGGCCGATTTCCGAATCGAAAGGGATTCGATGGGCGAGATGCGGGTTCCCGCTAACGCCTACTATGGTGCCCAGACGGCGCGGGCGGTGGAGAATTTCCCGATCTCCA from Candidatus Binatia bacterium harbors:
- a CDS encoding protein-L-isoaspartate(D-aspartate) O-methyltransferase; this translates as MNFDQARAQMVEEQLQARGIGDPRVLAAMRRVPRHLFVETTLQHRAYDDTPLPIGAEQTISQPYMVALMSQLLELKGHERVLEIGTGSGYQSAILAELAREVFSIERVEALTRCARACLDRLGYGARVHLRSGDGSNGWPEAQPFDAEIITAAVQQVPRPLVEQLADGGHLVLPLGEADLQGLARIQKKGGTLDVKYFGECRFVKLIGPYGWED
- a CDS encoding M23 family metallopeptidase codes for the protein MLLGGLAACSHGVYHRVRAGETLYRISKAYGLSVKRLAEANHLSDPSRLEVGQRLLIPHARRELPVSLITPRTANLHRPDGKHRPAGDVKFFWPVAGGAVTSGFGQRGHSFHDGIDISAPVGTPVHAAQDGDVIYSDVLRGYGNVIIVRHPHGFATVYAHNRSNQTHEHQHVRQGEVIGSVGDSGRTSGANLHFEVRQDNVAQDPLDFLPPAEQVAAPPRPNGRGS